A single window of Crassostrea angulata isolate pt1a10 chromosome 8, ASM2561291v2, whole genome shotgun sequence DNA harbors:
- the LOC128161270 gene encoding elongation factor Tu-like — protein sequence MQSTAMMSTMLPLSTALRQFSSRQVTLNNSFLAKVCATHVKSFSTSHHRNAGPPTKAGGKTVYVRDKPVMNIGTIGHVDHGKTTLTAAITKILSESNQAQARRYEEIDSSPEEKKRGITINSTLVTYETENRKYGHIDCPGHKDYIKNMITGTAQMDGCILVVAATDGAMPQTREHILLAKQIGVERMVVFINKADASDEEMLELVEMEVRELLAQYGFDADNTPFIKGSALCALDGKNPELGKERIKELLEQCDFYLPVPTRDLDKPFFLPVEHVMSITGRGTVVTGKLQTGVIKKGEESEVIGFNKMFKAQIIGVEMYRQILEQAQAGDQVGCLIKGGKKEDLKRGVFVVKPGTYPLNNHAEAKVFFVSEKEGGRSKAFMKNFYANVFSYTWNMNTYFELVDKDMVMPGEDAKVNLKMQKKMGLKEGQRFTIRGGGNDGSVTVGYGVVTKIMDEVNFDDMQAELISAKKAKKKLEKANS from the exons ATGCAATCAACAGCCATGATGTCCACAATGTTGCCCCTATCCACGGCTCTACGCCAGTTCTCGTCGAGACAGGTTACTTTGAACAACTCTTTCCTCGCAAAAGTATGTGCAACCCACGTTAAATCGTTTTCGACGTCCCATCATCGCAATGCTGGACCCCCGACCAAGGCCGGTGGAAAGACAGTGTACGTCCGTGACAAACCTGTGATGAACATTGGGACAATCGGACATGTTGACCACGGGAAGACCACATTAACAGCTGCAATTACCAAGATTTTGTCCGAGTCCAATCAGGCTCAAGCCAGGAGGTACGAGGAAATTGACTCGAGCccagaagaaaagaaaagaggGATTACAATAAACTCGACCCTCGTGACCTACGAGACAGAGAATAGAAAATATGGTCATATTGACTGTCCCGGACACAAGGACTACATCAAAAACATGATCACAG GTACTGCTCAGATGGATGGGTGCATACTAGTGGTTGCTGCAACAGATGGTGCGATGCCACAAACAAGAGAGCACATCCTTCTTGCTAAGCAGATTGGGGTTGAGAGAATGGTGGTTTTCATTAATAAAGCTGATGCTTCCGATGAAGAAATGTTGGAACTTGTGGAGATGGAAGTGAGAGAACTTTTAGCCCAGTATGGCTTTGATGCAGACAATACTCCATTCATAAAAGGCTCTGCCTTGTGTGCCCTTGACGGCAAAAACCCAGAGCTTGGAAAAGAGAGAATAAAAGAACTCTTGGAGCAGTGTGATTTTTATCTGCCCGTTCCAACAAGAGATCTTGACAAGCCCTTCTTTTTACCTGTGGAACATGTGATGTCAATAACGGGAAGAGGAACAGTAGTCACTGGAAAGCTGCAAACTGGAGTGATCAAGAAAGGCGAAGAAAGTGAAGTTATCGGATTCAACAAAATGTTCAAAGCCCAAATTATTGGAGTTGAAATGTATCGACAAATTCTCGAGCAAGCCCAGGCCGGGGACCAGGTGGGATGTTTGATCAAAGGTGGGAAAAAGGAAGATCTTAAAAGAGGCGTGTTTGTGGTGAAACCTGGCACCTACCCCTTGAACAATCATGCCGAAGCTAAGGTGTTCTTTGTCTCAGAAAAAGAAGGTGGTCGATCAAAAGCTTTCATGAAGAACTTCTACGCCAATGTGTTCAGCTACACTTGGAACATGAACACTTACTTTGAACTGGTCGACAAAGACATGGTGATGCCAGGCGAGGATGCGAAAGTGAACCTTAAGATGCAGAAGAAGATGGGTTTGAAGGAGGGGCAGAGGTTCACCATCCGTGGAGGGGGTAATGATGGGAGCGTAACTGTGGGATACGGTGTGGTCACAAAGATAATGGATGAGGTCAACTTTGACGACATGCAGGCAGAGCTTATATCAGCTAAAAAAGCTAAGAAGAAGCTTGAAAAAGCCAACAGCTAA
- the LOC128157960 gene encoding paired box protein Pax-6-like, with protein sequence MLATENKTISDISKTPVNMTSQLTLDHIDSFRHAVTAGPRPVVPGGTEMNNNNSVVTTQKDSPQLHGSYLPLSQGVSGNGDFVYSAHQPYKYTPSNNNTRASHHESRISNVQKQENGHALNNQTNSIEHVSNAHSYSVNNLSGTIVPIFYRDTSTSEEESSGNKTSNREQQSLSSDLEQPCKKRRISDPREATQNQRTEMIQNQPASVVHSEQKDKTDVSVYPYPSLGSENLDNSEKLRKTPDPSPNQAQFYNNYPYYLPFYHPPHHSLPTPDSQQVPQVNGTTFLTPSRLQSPIMSTYQTPKVRAKQTCQRRLSSPTDSERSCDRSCDEDSEIDVISDARDTSITVESKDSDVSMTSLKSSKSTSPSDNSSTGSPSTISPEDGCRKKTRTNYTPLQVQTLEKVFHENPYPDAEKMEQLSKELDIPENKLKVWFQNKRARWRRRMNDNAHQVPRYMGFSPMMSPMSNFGFMGHMMPPPMSPAQVVPGHFVRPGPPTSPSTTSQSPKQNSQVTPPHQTRGHFPQYMPVYPYGMFSPYYYS encoded by the exons ATGTTAGCCACGGAAAACAAGACAATATCCGACATTTCGAAAACACCTgtaaatatgacgtcacaactTACCTTGGATCACATAGACAGTTTTCGCCATGCAGTTACGGCGGGGCCCCGTCCAGTGGTCCCCGGGGGGACAGAGATGAACAATAACAATTCAGTGGTGACTACACAGAAAGACTCGCCTCAGCTTCACGGGAGTTATCTTCCCCTGTCCCAGGGGGTCTCAGGCAACGGGGACTTTGTATATAGTGCTCATCAACCTTATAAATATACTCCATCGAACAATAATACACGTGCTTCACACCACGAAAGCAGAATAAGCAATGTTCAGAAACAAGAAAATGGTCATGCGTTGAACAACCAAACAAACTCAATCGAACACGTGTCAAATGCTCATTCTTATTCTGTGAACAACTTAAGCGGGACTATTGTGCCAATCTTCTACCGTGATACGAGTACAAGCGAAGAAGAATCTTCGGGAAATAAAACCTcaaacagagaacaacaatccCTTTCATCTGACCTGGAACAACCTTGCAAGAAAAGGCGAATTTCGGATCCCCGGGAAGCAACCCAAAATCAAAGGACTGAAATGATTCAAAACCAGCCAGCATCAGTGGTACACAGTGAACAAAAAGACAAGACAGACGTTTCTGTATACCCATATCCGTCATTAGGGAGTGAAAATTTAGACAATTCAGAAAAACTCCGGAAAACACCTGACCCATCTCCAAACCAGGCTCAATTCTACAATAACTATCCATATTATCTACCTTTTTACCACCCGCCTCATCACAGCTTGCCGACTCCGGACTCCCAACAGGTGCCCCAGGTAAACGGGACGACCTTCCTGACACCCAGTCGCCTGCAGAGTCCAATCATGTCGACTTACCAGACACCAAAGGTCAGGGCGAAGCAGACCTGTCAGAGACGGCTGTCCTCACCCACCGACTCTGAGAGGTCATGTGACAGGTCATGTGATGAAG ATTCAGAAATTGACGTCATCAGCGATGCCAGAGACACGAGTATCACGGTTGAAAGTAAAGACAGTGACGTTTCTATGACGTCATTGAAGTCTTCTAAGTCGACATCCCCTTCCGACAATAGCAGCACCGGATCACCCTCCACAATTAGCCCGGAAGACGGTTGTCGCAAAAAGACCAGGACTAATTACACACCTTTGCAGGTGCAGACTCTAGAGAAG GTATTTCACGAAAATCCATACCCAGACGCTGAGAAAATGGAACAGCTCTCAAAAGAACTTGACATTCCGGAAAATAAGTTGAAG GTCTGGTTCCAAAACAAGCGCGCCCGCTGGCGCCGGAGGATGAACGACAACGCCCACCAGGTTCCCCGCTACATGGGCTTCTCCCCGATGATGTCGCCCATGTCAAACTTTGGGTTCATGGGCCACATGATGCCCCCGCCTATGTCCCCCGCACAGGTGGTTCCTGGCCATTTTGTCCGTCCTGGTCCACCCACTTCACCATCGACTACGTCACAGAGTCCGAAACAGAACTCACAAGTGACCCCACCCCACCAAACACGAGGTCACTTTCCCCAGTACATGCCAGTGTACCCCTATGGAATGTTTTCACCGTATTACTACAGCTGA